The Mercenaria mercenaria strain notata chromosome 10, MADL_Memer_1, whole genome shotgun sequence genome contains a region encoding:
- the LOC123559656 gene encoding uncharacterized protein LOC123559656 isoform X3, which translates to MLTAPLNKFELEKAKDGEYRIPEELINDPYAQELYEKAIKEGTEKDNTIRVMVIGCCGQGKTSLVRRLLKQSIEGVETTNGINIHRCAIINDTEWVNQESEDPEKDTIQRLANIAKYDPDLSHHGSFGNEEEVSIKFCDHKDTETDNYTIDYDIASLYKMRPSATDKSDDDFSKNGRSSNKHAMSTVNNTSVSRPKIDVQNLKNFQTELKRLESGKDERKDGRATLNIWDFGGQFVYYATHQIFHSSQAVYILVFNLDVGLDTIIEDSEFPLHKKTMRDYLKFWVSSVNSFVGSLDGYEPPVILVGTHTDQLQEGVEIFDVFEEVRKMFEGRSCLNHIQPDHFAISNKDSSEEDIDQLREAITQIGQKQFQKRVPAKWILLEKSLKMTKRKKIVSFDDVIEIDSSTDSPLQSNDRKESVDQIKLFFSYHHARGTFCYFDDNRLSGHVVLDPQFLIDAFRCIITSENFCRVRPRLRGLWNELCDKAVLRKELLEEVWTRNDDNDFVQFKELLTEYMQKHRIISEVVACDPNFKSATERLGYYIVPSFLKVSDDGATIESFCSGKKVSEVSLGYVIENEAMVPVLFQTTVAALIGRWPLIRFNGNDILYDNVVACELVKDHAGVLLLTENSIELLVVNLCPPDSAKAETCDMFRRYVEVVIDTDMCKLRGTIGDRRFVKHMTVRCFHEDHGSKGSKGIYVVEEMQSYLKEKLPCPDKKNHCLRFENILQEWFLHDVVESEKVPHRKMTNKEYSTLSMAIGRGWQQLGHQLGLDTVEIDHIEMNKQTVDMRIYAMLQLWDKKEADAAQLDVLVRAIHKCSRQHINVNWDVLNNIINGF; encoded by the exons ATGTTAACTGCTCCACTGAACAAATTTGAATTGGAAAAGGCTAAAGATGGAg AGTACAGGATTCCAGAGGAGCTTATAAATGATCCATATGCACAGGAGCTTTATGAAAAAGCAATAAAAGAAGGAACCGAAAAAGACAACACTATAAGAGTTATGGTTATAGGCTGCTGTGGGCAAGGCAAGACGTCATTGGTAAGAAGGTTATTAAAACAGTCTATAGAAGGAGTTGAAACAACGAATGGAATAAATATACATAGATGCGCTATCATCAATGATACGGAATGGGTAAACCAGGAAAGTGAAGATCCAGAAAAAGATACAATTCAGCGTTTGGCTAATATTGCTAAATATGATCCGGACCTCTCGCATCATGGAAGCTTTGGAAATGAAGAAGAAGTTTCTATAAAATTCTGCGACCACAAAGATACAGAGACTGACAATTACACCATTGATTATGATATAGCATCCTTATATAAAATGAGACCTTCAGCAACTGATAAATCAGATGATGATTTCAGCAAAAATGGAAGAAGCAGTAACAAGCATGCAATGTCAACTGTAAACAATACTTCTGTAAGCAGACCAAAGATTGatgttcaaaacttgaaaaacttTCAAACTGAATTAAAGAGACTGGAATCCGGCAAAGATGAAAGAAAAGACGGAAGAGCGACATTAAATATTTGGGACTTTGGAGGACAGTTTGTTTACTACGCAACCCATCAGATATTTCATTCGAGCCAAGCTGTTTACATTTTGGTTTTTAATTTAGATGTAGGACTGGACACCATTATTGAAGATAGCGAATTTCCATTGCATAAAAAGACTATGAGAGATTACTTGAAATTCTGGGTTAGTTCTGTTAACTCTTTTGTCGGAAGTCTAGATGGATATGAACCTCCAGTTATTTTGGTTGGAACGCATACGGACCAACTTCAGGAGGGCGTCGAAATCTTTGACGTTTTTGAGGAAGTGAGGAAAATGTTTGAAGGCAGATCATGTCTCAATCATATCCAACCAGATCATTTTGCGATATCAAACAAAGATTCTTCAGAAGAAGACATAGATCAACTGCGCGAAGCGATAACTCAAATTGGACAAAAACAGTTTCAAAAAAGAGTTCCAGCAAAATGGATACTTCTcgagaaaagtttgaaaatgacaaaaagaaagaaaattgtaAGTTTTGATGATGTGATTGAGATAGACAGTTCTACCGACAGTCCTCTCCAAAGTAATGATCGTAAAGAATCTGTTGACCAAATTAAGTTGTTCTTTTCATACCACCATGCAAGAGGAACATTCTGTTATTTTGATGATAACAGATTGTCAGGACATGTGGTCTTAGATCCACAGTTCCTCATTGACGCTTTCAGGTGCATCATTACATCTGAAAATTTTTGTAGAGTTCGTCCAAGATTGCGAGGTCTCTGGAATGAACTCTGTGACAAGGCGGTTCTACGAAAAGAACTTCTGGAAGAGGTTTGGACAAGGAATGATGATAACGATTTCGTTCAATTTAAGGAATTACTGACAGAATACATGCAAAAACATCGCATTATATCGGAAGTCGTAGCTTGTGACCCGAACTTTAAATCTGCAACTGAACGACTAGGATACTACATTGTACCAAGCTTTCTCAAAGTCTCAGATGACGGTGCTACAATTGAATCCTTCTGTAGCGGAAAAAAGGTATCTGAAGTATCTTTGGGTTACGTTATAGAGAATGAAGCCATGGTACCGGTACTTTTCCAAACAACTGTAGCAGCTTTGATTGGGCGATGGCCACTTATACGTTTCAATGGAAACGATATTTTGTACGATAATGTAGTCGCTTGTGAACTAGTAAAAGATCACGCTGGAGTTTTACTTTTGACAGAAAATTCCATCGAACTGCTTGTAGTCAACCTCTGTCCCCCTGACAGCGCAAAAGCTGAAACATGTGATATGTTTCGAAGGTATGTGGAAGTAGTTATAGATACTGACATGTGCAAACTCCGTGGCACAATTGGGGACAGACGATTTGTTAAGCATATGACAGTACGTTGTTTTCATGAAGACCACGGCTCAAAAGGAAGCAAAGGCATATATGTCGTCGAAGAAATGCAGTCATACTTGAAAGAGAAACTTCCATGTCCAGACAAGAAAAATCACTGTTTaagatttgaaaacattttacaggAGTGGTTCTTGCATGACGTGGTGGAATCTGAAAAGGTTCCACACAGAAAAATGACAAATAAGGAATATAGTACGCTTTCAATGGCGATCGGGCGTGGTTGGCAGCAACTTGGACACCAGCTAGGTCTTGATACTGTAGAAATAGATCATATTGAAATGAATAAACAGACAGTGGATATGAGGATATATGCAATGTTGCAGTTATGGGATAAGAAGGAAGCTGATGCAGCACAATTAGATGTATTAGTCCGTGCAATTCACAAATGTTCAAGGCAGCATATCAATGTTAACTGGGATGTATTGAATAATATCATTAATGGATTCTGA